Proteins co-encoded in one Ananas comosus cultivar F153 linkage group 15, ASM154086v1, whole genome shotgun sequence genomic window:
- the LOC109721497 gene encoding uncharacterized protein LOC109721497 → MGLRFRGNVRATDIEFYRNELDQQRESQVIWMPYTEDVLIGLPAFCLEGSAIWRSRTSLICYHIVELHLPDRVLRQFGLLQHIPDPVEAIQRITSQGRSGEDWAAFHAPYIQRWADRLEHIAEQSPFVDPDPIRATSVYMQWYWGITRRWISRPVQRPPLTFLPRGNVERRLVYAIRHAVSGIGHLMDDPPEPTRMIDALAHVRWDLESVLESLPTLPVTGHSDVSSPTFGAHGDIPSTSTPAYDFGDIPSTSAPTYGFDDIPSTSMPAYDFPSTSVPIHPSDVPSTSDVASTSEVQFDIPSASIPPFEIPSTSEVRRDDIVYQRRRRRRGHIGTQEGILPSAVEQGMEQIVEGIAIEHIDEMHVIEPVQPEMEHDIHIRGRSRGRGRGRGRGRGRGRGREHRRGMEGT, encoded by the exons ATGGGATTGCGATTTCGTGGAAATGTCAGGGCGACCGATATTGAGTTTTATCGCAATGAGCTAGATCAGCAAAGAGAGTCACAA GTTATATGGATGCCCTATACGGAGGATGTTTTGATCGGTCTTCCTGCATTTTGTCTTGAGGGCTCAGCAATCTGGCGTTCGAGAACTAGTTTGATATGCTATCATATTGTCGAGCTACATTTACCTGATAGAGTTCTGCGTCAGTTTGGATTGCTGCAGCATATACCGGATCCTGTAGAAGCTATACAGAGGATCACCTCGCAGGGTAGATCAGGCGAGGACTGGGCAGCATTTCATGCTCCATATATTCAGCGTTGGGCAGATCGTCTTGAGCATATTGCGGAGCAGAGTCCTTTCGTCGATCCAGATCCGATACGAGCTACCTCTGTatacatgcagtggtattgggGGATCACACGGAGGTGGATTTCTCGTCCTGTACAGCGGCCTCCACTTACTTTTCTGCCGCGTGGGAATGTCGAGCGACGATTg GTGTATGCTATCCGGCATGCTGTTAGCGGTATCGGTCATTTGATGGATGATCCTCCGGAGCCCACTAGAATGATCGATGCTCTAGCACATGTAAGGTGGGATCTCGAGAGCGTGTTAGAGAGCCTTCCGACATTACCCGTGACAGGACATTCGGATGTTTCTTCTCCGACATTTGGTGCTCACGGTGATATTCCCTCCACCTCTACACCTGCATATGATTTCGGTGATATTCCCTCCACGTCCGCGCCTACATATGGTTTCGATGATATTCCCTCCACCTCGATGCCTGCGTATGATTTTCCATCGACATCTGTCCCAATTCATCCATCTGATGTCCCTTCGACTTCTGATGTCGCTTCGACATCGGAAGTGCAGTTTGATATTCCGTCGGCGTCCATCCCTCCATTTGAGATTCCATCTACGTCAGAg GTTCGTCGCGATGATATTGTATATCAACGtaggcgacgacgacgaggtCATATTGGGACGCAGGAAGGGATACTACCATCAGCTGTTGAGCAAGGGATGGAGCAGATTGTCGAGGGCATCGCCATCGAGCATATTGATGAGATGCATGTCATTGAGCCCGTGCAGCCTGAGATGGAGCATGACATACATATTCGAGGACGGAGTCGAGGACGCGGTCGTGGACGCGGACGTGGACGTGGCAGGggacgagggcgagagcataggAGGGGGATGGAGGGGACTTGa
- the LOC109721325 gene encoding glycine-rich domain-containing protein 1 gives MNEEQETEWVEAQKIVVGEDLVAAAQQQLAFLAAVDRRRWLYDGHMLERAIHRYKACWLPLLAKHTESGFPEGPLVVPLDCEWIWHCHRLNPVQYKKDCEEVFGRILDNKNVLSSLQAKSKEEAAEMWAKLYPEEPFELEYASLSSDKSFDMYSGAAGSIKYDLVSAVKRQSSFYYQVSKPTMRDPRFLKAAVARYKGFLYLIKRNQDSSMKRFCVPTYDVDVMWHSHQLHPLSYCNDMKQLLGRILEHDDTDSDRSKGQKLDVSFSETTKQYEDTFGLRYWRAGAMYRGSLPSPLTEIPYFPINNIKNETNTKKSQMELPLPRSLFVEVLLEIVGVKNLPDGQKGNLFVSFSKKQPDLFFSGGGTLGILSETGNRHVAGFECEPTGELVLALMSNNGTSHKATSRPAKTIGTTSISLQELLNADSNLSMEKWFELNTNTRNLDSAPICLRVAVSSTVPVPAPLVLNMSRSNPLSLRTCFFPLGGGGHQVSSWTRFEDDNGKEVISLHIRNARKDVHRNNSVLKEILGITRLSRKPRILAEHAENEWILKDTNFSINTNIKPSHDGSLLGLKGDHQIKLYWGKKLEYERKCCKEHREGACMTVVEFSTENPYGKALALFDLKSRYIKVDEEWFVLPGIVLAYIITTLFQKEQERFFTPTDEDVKEVISPNDEAGENISKVTITDSSVPVEIVTVGVASTAITKKSSHGHENVSSNANSGGCGGGCGSGCGGGLMKTEESGGCGGGCGGGCGGGCGSMKTDGSGGCGGGCGGGCGSMKTDRSGGCGGGCGGGCGSNMKSSHSGGCGGGCGGGCGGCGVMVTPSGANVVTHQDLVSA, from the exons ATGAACGAGGAGCAAGAGACGGAGTGGGTCGAGGCGCAGAAGATCGTCGTCGGCGAAGATCTCGTCGCGGCGGCGCAGCAGCAGTTGGCGTTCTTGGCCGCCGTCGATCGCCGCCGGTGGCTCTACGACGGCCACATGCTGGAGCGGGCCATCCACAG GTATAAGGCTTGTTGGCTTCCACTGCTTGCTAAACATACTGAATCTGGGTTTCCGGAAGGCCCTTTGGTCGTTCCTCTCGATTGCGAATGGATATGGCATTGCCATCGGCTTAATCCG GTTCAATACAAAAAGGATTGCGAAGAAGTCTTTGGCAGGATCCTAGACAATAAGAATGTTTTATCTTCATTGCAAGCGAAATCGAAAGAAGAGGCTGCGGAAATGTGGGCTAAATTATATCCAGAGGAACCCTTTGAGCTCGAGTATGCCAGTCTTTCATCCGACAAGAGTTTCGATATGTATTCTGGAGCTGCAGGGAGTATCAAATATGATTTGGTGTCTGCCGTTAAAAGGCAGTCTTCTTTCTACTACCAG GTTTCAAAACCAACCATGCGTGACCCTCGCTTTCTTAAAGCAGCAGTAGCCAGATATAAAGGGTTCTTATATTTAATCAAGAGAAACCAGGACAGTTCAATGAAACGCTTCTGTGTGCCGACTTATGATGTTGATGTCATGTGGCACTCGCACCAATTGCACCCTCTTTCTTACTGCAATGATATGAAACAACTTCTTGGGAGGATTTTGGAGCATGACGATACGGACTCCGATAGATCCAAGGGACAGAAACTTGATGTTAGTTTCTCTGAAACAACTAAGCAGTATGAGGACACTTTTGGTTTGAGATACTGGCGAGCAGGGGCGATGTACAGAGGCAGCTTGCCTTCTCCCTTAACGGAGATTCCGTACTTTccaattaataatataaaaaatgaaacaaatacTAAGAAATCCCAGATGGAGCTTCCCCTTCCTCGTTCACTGTTTGTAGAG GTCCTTTTAGAGATTGTAGGAGTGAAAAATTTGCCAGACGGTCAGAAGGGAAACTTGTTTGTATCTTTTAGCAAGAAACAACCAGATTTGTTTTTCAGTGGTGGCGGCACTTTAGGTATATTATCTGAAACAGGAAACAGACATGTTGCAGGGTTCGAATGTGAACCTACTGGCGAGCTGGTTTTGGCTCTGATGTCCAACAATGGAACCTCCCACAAAGCCACCTCAAGGCCAGCAAAAACTATTGGAACAACATCAATTTCACTTCAAGAATTATTAAACGCGGATTCGAATCTCTCCATGGAGAAGTGGTTTGAATTGAATACAAACACTCGAAATTTAGATTCTGCTCCAATTTGTCTTCGTGTTGCTGTCTCTTCTACTGTTCCAGTCCCGGCACCTCTTGTGCTCAACATGTCTAGATCAAATCCCCTCTCTCTAAGAACATGTTTCTTTCCACTTGGTGGAGGGGGACACCAGGTCAGTTCTTGGACTCGTTTTGAGGATGATAATGGTAAGGAGGTCATCAGTCTTCATATTAG AAATGCAAGGAAAGATGTGCATAGGAACAACTCTGTTTTAAAGGAGATACTTGGCATAACCAGATTATCAAGAAAACCACGCATCCTAGCCGAGCATGCAGAAAATGAATGGATCCTGAAGGACACTAACTTCTCCATCAATACCAATATTAAGCCAAGTCATGATGGATCTTTGTTAGGACTCAAAGGCGACCACCAG ATCAAATTGTATTGGGGAAAAAAGCTGGAATATGAACGCAAATGCTGCAAGGAGCACAGAGAGGGTGCCTGCATGACCGTCGTTGAGTTCTCCACCGAGAACCCATATGGAAAAGCTTTGGCATTATTTGACCTGAAATCCAGATATATCAAG GTTGATGAGGAGTGGTTTGTTTTACCTGGAATTGTGTTGGCATATATAATCACAACCTTGTTCCAGAAAGAACAAGAAAGATTTTTCACTCCCACTGATGAGGATGTCAAAGAGGTTATCAGTCCAAATGATGAAGCTGGCGAAAACATTTCAAAAGTGACCATCACAGATTCCTCTGTGCCAGTCGAAATTGTTACAGTTGGCGTAGCCAGTACAGCAATCACCAAAAAAAGTAGCCATGGCCATGAAAATGTTTCAAGTAATGCTAACTCTGGCGGCTGCGGGGGCGGCTGTGGCAGTGGATGTGGCGGTGGTTTGATGAAGACTGAAGAATCCGGTGGGTGCGGTGGCGGGTGTGGTGGTGGGTGTGGCGGCGGGTGCGGTTCAATGAAGACTGATGGATCTGGCGGTTGCGGCGGTGGTTGTGGCGGGGGGTGCGGTTCAATGAAGACTGACAGATCTGGTGGTTGCGGCGGTGGTTGCGGTGGGGGGTGTGGAAGCAATATGAAGAGCTCTCACTCTGGTGGCTGTGGTGGCGGGTGCGGCGGTGGCTGTGGCGGCTGTGGCGTGATGGTTACTCCCAGTGGTGCAAATGTAGTTACTCATCAAGATTTAGTCAGTGCTTGA